The DNA sequence CAGTAGTGATGTCGAAGGTGCTTTTTCCTGAAGTGAACCCTGATCAGATTGATAAAGAATTGAAAGTAAACCCTGAATCAGTAGGGGTAAATATTATTGATGCCGTTTCCCGAGGAACCTCTGACGGTTTAGGGTTGGCTATGAATGTTGGGGCAATGTTATTGTCCTTTATTGCGATTATCGCTGCGGTGAATTATATGTTCTCAGACATGATCGGGCAGTGGGTTAGCTGGAATGGAGAAACCCTTAATCAGTTGATTCAGCACTCAACAGGTGGTACTTTCGATGGTTTGAGCCTTGAGTACATGTTCGGACAGGTGTTCCGTGTATTTGCCTACGTTATGGGCGTAAGCTGGCATGAGTCGCTGGTGGTAGGTTCGTTACTGGGACAGAAAACGGCCATTAATGAATTTGTGGCCTATAACTCCCTTTCTCATTTAAAGGAGGCAGGGGAAATGTCAGCCAAGGCAATTTTGATTTCCACCTATGCACTTTGTGGTTTTTCAAACTTCTCTTCTATCGCTATTCAGGTAGGGGGTATTGGTGCTTTGGCACCATCACAGAAAGAGAACCTTTCAAAATTAGGCCTGAGGGCTTTATTAGCCGCATCCCTGGCTTGTTTATTGACAGGAACCATGGCGGGATTGATCATTTGATGATTCTAAAAATATAAATTTAAAGGGCTGATTTCTTAATGGAAATCAGCCCTTTTTTTATATCTGGCAGTCGCCCTACGGAAGGTTATTGTTCTTCTTCCTCTTCGTTCAGTTTTTCGATGGCTTTATTGAGTTGGCCTTCTGCACCTCGGAGTTTTCCTTTACAAAATTTCAGAAGCCCAGCAGCTTCTTCCACCATCCCTGCGAGCTCATCTACTTCGGGATTTTCATTTTCCATTTTGTGAACAATGCCTTCAAGCTTCTCCAAGGCTGTTTTGTAATTCAATTCTTCCATAGTTTATATTCTGTTTTTTTTAGCGTTTTTGGGTGCTTCAGCTCATTGCCTTACGGCAGCAAAAGCAAGGTTTATTCTACGATACTCTTGATCGTCATGCTGTCGGTAGTGGTAATCATCCGATCGCCCGATTTTGGTTTATGGTTTTCAGAAACCAGTTTGCCTTCGATCGTTGCAAAGGAATACCCGCGTTTCAATAACTTTTTGGGGTCGAGCAAGGCGATATTTTTCTCCAGCCATTCCAGCTTTTTATGTTCCTTCTCAAAGAGGCGTGGCGGCTGAGCGCAAAGCCTATTTGAAAGTTGCTCCAATTGAAGAAATTCCTTTTGGATTTTCAAGCCGGCTTTTTGTGGAATAACCCTATAAAGCTCATCAAGCATTCGCTCTTGCTGTCGGAATCGCTGTGTGGCCACCACCTGAAGGCGATTGGAAAGGTATTGCAATTTTTCTTTTTCCTGGGTGATTTTTGTGGCTGAGGTATGCGCAATATATTCCACCAGGTTCATGATATTCTGCTCATAGGCCTGAAAGCCTTCGAGTAGGAATTCAGCCACTGCCGTTGGTGTTTTCAGTTTGGTATGCGCCACAAGGTCAGCAATCGTCTCATCGCGCTCATGGCCGATACCAGTAATTACGGGCAAGGGGAACTGAGCAATAGTGGCACAAAGCTCATAGTCATCGAAACAGTCCAGGTCAGTCTGTGCGCC is a window from the Persicobacter psychrovividus genome containing:
- a CDS encoding NupC/NupG family nucleoside CNT transporter gives rise to the protein MEIVRGLIGVLVILAVAFAFSNNKKAVNWRLVGSGILLQLVIGLLITKVPMVAHGFQTVSKGFVIFLGFTEKGSAFLFGPLVNVDTMGFVFVFQVLPTIIFFSAVTTGLYYLGILQKVVWVLAWVMKKTMGLSGAESLSVAGNIFLGQTEAPLLVKPFIKNMTKSELMCLMTGGMATIAGGVLAGYVKFLGGSDPVEQAKFASYLLSASVMNAPAAVVMSKVLFPEVNPDQIDKELKVNPESVGVNIIDAVSRGTSDGLGLAMNVGAMLLSFIAIIAAVNYMFSDMIGQWVSWNGETLNQLIQHSTGGTFDGLSLEYMFGQVFRVFAYVMGVSWHESLVVGSLLGQKTAINEFVAYNSLSHLKEAGEMSAKAILISTYALCGFSNFSSIAIQVGGIGALAPSQKENLSKLGLRALLAASLACLLTGTMAGLII
- the xseB gene encoding exodeoxyribonuclease VII small subunit, with translation MEELNYKTALEKLEGIVHKMENENPEVDELAGMVEEAAGLLKFCKGKLRGAEGQLNKAIEKLNEEEEEQ